The genomic DNA CAGTTCGAGCATGTCGTCGCGATTGCCGAAGTTCATGGCGCCCGTGGGACAGGTCAGCACGCAGGCGGGCAGCATGCCCATCTTGACGCGGTCGTTGCACATGTCGCACTTGACCACCATCCCGGTCTCTGCGTTGACGCGCGGGATGTTGTAGGGACAGGACATGGCAAAGGCGTCCTTGTTGGGCTCCTTGGCCGTGAGGCTGGTGTAGACCACGGCCCCGGTCTCCTGGTCGTGGACGATGGAACCGGGCACGGTCATGGCGTCCAGGCAGGGCGGCTCAATGCAGTGGCGGCACTGTTCGGGGAAGAACAGCCACTCCATTTTGCCGTTGGTCTCAAGCTCGTTGAACCGGACCAGTTTGAGGGTTTTCCCGGAGAGATCCTTGGGGTTCTGGCGTGATCCCCAGTTCTCGGTCTTCTCGGCGGGGAGCTTTTTCCACTGTTTGCAGGCAACCTGGCAACCACGGCAGGCCGTACACTTGGTCAGGTCGATGAAGAAGGTCTTACTCATTTCATTCCTCCTTTACGCCTTGCGGACGTTGACCATGAAGGCCTTGGTTTCAGGGATGCCGGTATTGGGATCACCGACGGACGGGGTCAGGAGGTTGGCCGAATCGCCGCCGTCCTTGGGCCATGTCCAGCCGTAGTGCCAAGGCAGGCCCACCTGATGGATGACCGTTCCCTGGACGTCGAAGGGCTTGAACCGCTTGGTGACCATGGCCTTGGCCCAGAGCGAGCCGCGCACGCTCTCGACGATGACCTTCTCGCCGTTCTTGATGCCCCTGAGGGCGGCCAGTTCTTCGCTCATTTCCACGAAGATCTGGGGCTCCATCTCCACCAGCCATTCCTGGTTGCGGGTCATGAGACCGGTCTGCCAGTGTTCGGTGACGCGATAGGTGGTGCCCACAAAGGGGAACCTGGGATCGCACACGGCCTTGTCCTCGTCAGCGTAGGAAAGGGCCGTGGGGTTGTGCAGGGTGCCGGAGAACGGATGGGTGTTCACCGGGCATTCCAGCGGTTCGTAGTATTCCGGCAGCGGCCCGTCATCGCGGCCAGGGCCATAGAGCTGACCAAAGCCGTGCTTGCGCATGATGAAGGCGTGCTTGTCGCCGGGAGCCCAGCCGCCGTCCGGGACATCGCCGACCCATTTTTTGTCTGGGCCCTCCCAGGCGATAACGGCCTTGTCAGGGTTCCAGGGCTTGCCCTGAAGGTCCACGGACGCCCTGTTGTACAGGATGCGCCGGTTGACCGGCCAGCACCAAGAGAAGTTCGGGTACAGCCCGATCCGCTCCTGTTCCGGGGTCTGGGCCAGGCTGCGGCGTGCGGCCATGTTGCCCTTGTCGGTGTAGGAGTTGCAGTACAGCCAGTTGCCCGAACAGGTGGAGCCGTCGGCCTGGAGCATGGCAAAACTCGGCACCTGCTCGCCTTTTTTGTAGACCGTGCCCTTGATATCCACGTCGCGGGTGAAGTGGCCGTTGATCAGCTTGGCGGTCTTGTGCGGGTCGAACACGCCGTTGGTGGCGATGGCGTCCCAGTTGAGCCGGAGAATGGGCTCGGGGTAGACGCCCCCATCCTTCTTGTACAGGGCCTGGATCTCATGCATCAGTTCGTACATCAGGTCGCCATCCGGCTTTTGGCCGTTGGGCGTGTCTGGACCTTTGTAGCGCCACTGCATCCAGCGGCCCGAGTTGCTGATGGAGCCTTCCTTCTCGATGGACACGGCGCAGGGCAGGAAGAAGACCTCGGTCTTGATCTTTGCGGGATCCATACCTGGGCCTTCCCAGAACCAGCCGGTCTCGTTGGGGAAGATGTTGACGTTCACCATCCAGTCGAGCTTGGTCAGCGCCTGGCGGGTTTTGTTGGAGTTGGCGCCCGAGCAGGCGGGGTTCATGCCCCAGGCCAAGAGCCCCTTGAACTGTCCCTTGTCCATCTTGTCGAAGATGGTCAGCCAGGAGTATTCGGCTGCCGAGGCGGAATCGAGCTTGGGCAGGTAGTTGAAGGAGACCGCCGGGTCGTCGTCCATCCACATGGCCTTGAGCAGCGACGCCGAGTATTT from Pseudodesulfovibrio aespoeensis Aspo-2 includes the following:
- a CDS encoding 4Fe-4S dicluster domain-containing protein codes for the protein MSKTFFIDLTKCTACRGCQVACKQWKKLPAEKTENWGSRQNPKDLSGKTLKLVRFNELETNGKMEWLFFPEQCRHCIEPPCLDAMTVPGSIVHDQETGAVVYTSLTAKEPNKDAFAMSCPYNIPRVNAETGMVVKCDMCNDRVKMGMLPACVLTCPTGAMNFGNRDDMLELAEKNLEAAQKRYPNAELVDVDMVRVIYLIQTKASSYYEYLEADASSIQKGPMSRKQFLAKLAAPLKRMNS
- the fdnG gene encoding formate dehydrogenase-N subunit alpha, with product MHTNRRNFLKLSATAAVATAFGGLGLGCTPKADVVDRAAAMDPKWSKQTTTICCYCAVGCGLLVNTSLKTKRAINVEGDPDHPINEGALCAKGASIWQLAENDRRPDSVLYRAPYANKFKKVSLSWALEKIAHNIKKTRDEGFTHVNSRGQMVNRCDNIASLGSAALDNEECWAYQTMLRSLGLVYVEHQARIUHSATVAALAESFGRGAMTNHWIDLKNSDCILIMGSNAAENHPISFKWVTRAQEMGATVIHVDPRFTRTSAKADMYAGIRSGADIAVLGGMINYILENDLTFKEYVLDYTNASFIVGDGYAFDNGIFAGYNAETRTYDKSKWAFAMDENGVPKKDPTFKDPKCVYQMLKKHYSRYTLDKVVDISGMKREDLVKLYETYAATGKKDKAGTIMYAMGWTQHTVGVQNIRTMAIIQLLLGNIGIAGGGVNALRGEANVQGSTDHCLLYHILPGYLSTPKAIHQSLEEYNKANTPVSNDPKSANWWQNFPKYSASLLKAMWMDDDPAVSFNYLPKLDSASAAEYSWLTIFDKMDKGQFKGLLAWGMNPACSGANSNKTRQALTKLDWMVNVNIFPNETGWFWEGPGMDPAKIKTEVFFLPCAVSIEKEGSISNSGRWMQWRYKGPDTPNGQKPDGDLMYELMHEIQALYKKDGGVYPEPILRLNWDAIATNGVFDPHKTAKLINGHFTRDVDIKGTVYKKGEQVPSFAMLQADGSTCSGNWLYCNSYTDKGNMAARRSLAQTPEQERIGLYPNFSWCWPVNRRILYNRASVDLQGKPWNPDKAVIAWEGPDKKWVGDVPDGGWAPGDKHAFIMRKHGFGQLYGPGRDDGPLPEYYEPLECPVNTHPFSGTLHNPTALSYADEDKAVCDPRFPFVGTTYRVTEHWQTGLMTRNQEWLVEMEPQIFVEMSEELAALRGIKNGEKVIVESVRGSLWAKAMVTKRFKPFDVQGTVIHQVGLPWHYGWTWPKDGGDSANLLTPSVGDPNTGIPETKAFMVNVRKA